Proteins found in one Cellulomonas palmilytica genomic segment:
- a CDS encoding HelD family protein: MTTTDDEIALEQRQVDVVYGRLDELRAQTRARLAAVRREGPSGSPQNRSERDAFATLYEDRVAQLEAVEERLVFGRLDLDDDSTRYVGRIGLTDPEQTPLLTDWRAPAARAFYRATAAHPDGVRRRRHVVTRGRTVTGVEDEVLDLDLLEGDPQALSGLSGEGALLAGLRAGRTGRMGDIVSTIQSEQDAIIRSELTGALVVQGGPGTGKTAVALHRAAYLLYAHRRVLERSGVLLVGPSRTFLRYIDQVLPSLGETGVVTTTVSDLVPGVVASGTEPDEVAAVKGRAVMAQVIARAVRDRQRVPAEPTTVRIDGRTIVVRPSDVSQAIARARRLHRPHNLARVAFVRDMLGRLASQYVEQLAFDVPPDERGEILEELRTTREIRIALNLAWMPLTPQKLLADLYAKPWRLESAAPQLSPRERALLARDADAPWTPADVPLLDEAAELLGEDDQAVKAQARAAADARQREVAYARQVLEQTGGGAFVSAELLADRFASGGPALTTAERAAADRSWTYGHVVVDEAQELSAMAWRALLRRVPTRSLTIVGDVAQTSSAAGARRWASMLDPVLRGSWRQAELTVNYRTPAQVADTAGRVADAAGLVRSTLTSAREVPDALEVSKVAPDELTDAAVEAAAAASRVVHDESGAGRVAVVAAPERVAALRAAGAAAGLPLPVVGTGLDLDAPVVVLDPREAKGLEFDVVVLVEPAQVLELSAGDLYVAMTRPTRALHVVHARDLPAGF; encoded by the coding sequence GTGACGACCACGGACGACGAGATCGCTCTCGAGCAGCGACAGGTCGACGTCGTCTACGGCAGGCTCGACGAGCTGCGCGCGCAGACGCGGGCGCGGCTCGCGGCGGTGCGGCGTGAGGGACCGTCGGGGTCGCCGCAGAACCGCAGCGAGCGCGACGCGTTCGCCACGCTGTACGAGGACCGCGTCGCGCAGCTGGAGGCGGTCGAGGAGCGGCTCGTGTTCGGCCGGCTCGACCTGGACGACGACTCCACGCGCTACGTCGGGCGCATCGGCCTCACGGACCCTGAGCAGACGCCGCTGCTCACCGACTGGCGCGCGCCCGCCGCGCGGGCGTTCTACCGCGCGACGGCGGCGCACCCCGACGGTGTGCGCCGCCGTCGGCACGTGGTCACGCGCGGGCGGACCGTCACGGGCGTCGAGGACGAGGTGCTCGACCTCGACCTGCTCGAGGGCGACCCGCAGGCGCTGTCCGGGCTGTCGGGCGAGGGTGCGCTGCTCGCCGGGCTGCGGGCGGGGCGCACCGGCCGCATGGGCGACATCGTCTCGACCATCCAGTCCGAGCAGGACGCGATCATCCGCTCCGAGCTCACGGGCGCGCTCGTCGTGCAGGGCGGTCCGGGGACCGGCAAGACCGCGGTCGCGCTGCACCGCGCCGCCTACCTGCTGTACGCGCACCGCCGCGTCCTCGAGCGCTCGGGCGTGCTGCTGGTCGGGCCGTCCCGCACGTTCCTGCGCTACATCGACCAGGTCCTGCCGTCGCTCGGCGAGACCGGCGTGGTCACGACGACGGTCTCCGACCTCGTGCCGGGCGTCGTCGCGAGCGGCACCGAGCCCGACGAGGTCGCGGCGGTCAAGGGCCGTGCGGTCATGGCGCAGGTGATCGCGCGCGCCGTGCGCGACCGTCAGCGCGTGCCCGCCGAGCCGACGACCGTGCGCATCGACGGACGGACCATCGTCGTGCGGCCGTCGGACGTGAGCCAGGCGATCGCCCGCGCGCGGCGCCTGCACCGCCCGCACAACCTGGCGCGCGTGGCGTTCGTGCGCGACATGCTCGGCAGGCTCGCGTCGCAGTACGTCGAGCAGCTCGCGTTCGACGTCCCTCCCGACGAGCGCGGCGAGATCCTCGAGGAGCTGCGCACGACGCGGGAGATCCGCATCGCGCTCAACCTCGCGTGGATGCCGCTGACGCCGCAGAAGCTGCTCGCCGACCTGTACGCCAAGCCGTGGCGGCTCGAGTCCGCGGCCCCGCAGCTCTCGCCGCGGGAGCGCGCGCTGCTCGCGCGCGACGCGGACGCGCCGTGGACCCCCGCGGACGTCCCGCTGCTCGACGAGGCCGCGGAGCTGCTCGGCGAGGACGACCAGGCCGTCAAGGCGCAGGCCCGCGCGGCGGCGGACGCGCGGCAGCGCGAGGTCGCGTACGCGCGGCAGGTGCTCGAGCAGACGGGCGGCGGTGCGTTCGTGTCGGCCGAGCTGCTCGCCGACCGGTTCGCGTCGGGCGGCCCCGCGCTGACGACCGCGGAGCGTGCGGCGGCCGACCGGTCGTGGACGTACGGGCACGTGGTCGTGGACGAGGCCCAGGAGCTGTCCGCCATGGCGTGGCGCGCGCTGCTGCGCCGCGTGCCGACCCGGTCGCTGACGATCGTCGGGGACGTCGCGCAGACGTCGTCGGCCGCGGGCGCCCGGCGGTGGGCCTCGATGCTGGACCCGGTCCTGCGCGGCTCGTGGCGCCAGGCCGAACTCACGGTCAACTACCGCACCCCCGCCCAGGTCGCGGACACCGCGGGACGGGTCGCGGACGCGGCGGGGCTCGTGCGCTCGACGCTCACGTCGGCCCGCGAGGTCCCGGACGCGCTCGAGGTCTCGAAGGTCGCCCCCGACGAGCTGACCGACGCCGCCGTGGAGGCCGCCGCCGCCGCGTCCCGCGTGGTGCACGACGAGTCCGGCGCGGGCCGCGTCGCGGTCGTCGCCGCACCCGAGCGCGTCGCGGCGCTGCGCGCCGCGGGGGCCGCCGCGGGGCTGCCCCTGCCGGTCGTCGGGACGGGCCTCGACCTCGACGCGCCCGTCGTCGTGCTCGACCCCCGCGAGGCGAAGGGCCTCGAGTTCGACGTCGTCGTGCTCGTCGAGCCCGCGCAGGTGCTCGAGCTGTCCGCGGGCGACCTGTACGTCGCGATGACGCGCCCCACGCGTGCGCTGCACGTGGTGCACGCGCGCGACCTGCCCGCGGGCTTCTGA
- a CDS encoding PP2C family protein-serine/threonine phosphatase, protein MIEVDAAPVDAEPAPPRLLVVEDDEGDFVLAAEHLADAGLDVDLRRARTLDEAVTMLDVDCVLLDLGLPDAAGLPALDRLLAAGAPAVVVLTGLADALAGVAAVAAGAQDYLDKSEVDGERLARSVRYAIARRRLEDADRALYRSVVREQETTRLEQALLPRPAVEDGTIELAVGYRAGRDGVLGGDFYDAVQRPDGTVLAMVGDVCGHGPDEAALGATLRTAWRTLVLADVPTRDVLGLLERVLESERPSPEIFTTVAMVAVDADRTAADVYLAGHPVPFLLGPPTTMVSAASRGRALGVPVSGGWEPLRLELGDDWGILLHTDGLMEATIADSPHRIGKLGLVAVVDEALTACALQPDGPVLVDRVIEGVRALHGGDLVDDAAVVVVGWHA, encoded by the coding sequence GTGATCGAGGTCGACGCCGCGCCCGTGGACGCCGAGCCCGCCCCGCCACGCCTGCTCGTGGTGGAGGACGACGAGGGCGACTTCGTCCTCGCGGCCGAGCACCTCGCCGACGCGGGGCTCGACGTCGACCTGCGGCGAGCCCGCACGCTCGACGAGGCGGTCACGATGCTCGACGTCGACTGCGTGCTGCTCGACCTCGGTCTGCCGGACGCGGCCGGACTGCCCGCGCTCGACCGCCTGCTCGCCGCGGGCGCGCCCGCGGTGGTCGTGCTCACCGGGCTGGCGGACGCGCTCGCGGGCGTCGCCGCGGTCGCCGCGGGCGCGCAGGACTACCTCGACAAGAGCGAGGTCGACGGCGAGCGCCTCGCCCGCTCCGTGCGGTACGCGATCGCGCGCCGCCGGCTCGAGGACGCGGACCGTGCGCTGTACCGCAGCGTGGTGCGCGAGCAGGAGACCACGCGGCTGGAGCAGGCGCTGCTGCCGCGTCCCGCGGTCGAGGACGGGACGATCGAGCTCGCGGTCGGCTACCGCGCGGGGCGCGACGGCGTGCTCGGCGGCGACTTCTACGACGCCGTGCAGCGACCCGACGGCACGGTGCTCGCGATGGTCGGCGACGTGTGCGGGCACGGGCCGGACGAGGCCGCGCTCGGCGCCACGCTGCGCACCGCGTGGCGCACGCTCGTGCTCGCCGACGTGCCCACGCGGGACGTGCTCGGCCTCCTCGAGCGCGTGCTGGAGTCCGAGCGTCCGTCGCCCGAGATCTTCACGACGGTCGCGATGGTCGCGGTCGATGCCGACCGCACGGCCGCCGACGTGTACCTCGCGGGGCACCCGGTGCCGTTCCTGCTCGGTCCGCCGACCACGATGGTGAGCGCCGCCTCACGCGGCCGCGCCCTCGGCGTGCCCGTGAGCGGTGGGTGGGAGCCGCTGCGGCTCGAGCTCGGCGACGACTGGGGGATCCTGCTGCACACGGACGGGCTCATGGAGGCGACGATCGCCGACTCGCCCCACCGGATCGGCAAGCTGGGGCTGGTGGCCGTGGTCGACGAGGCGCTCACCGCGTGCGCGCTGCAGCCCGACGGGCCCGTGCTCGTCGACCGTGTGATCGAGGGCGTGCGTGCGCTGCACGGTGGCGACCTCGTGGACGACGCCGCCGTGGTGGTCGTGGGGTGGCACGCGTGA
- a CDS encoding sensor histidine kinase codes for MRHSAAVAPAHDARTLRERLRRWFALVGVLLVLVVTLAAVAYTQQVRRQELVTQDLFDAITATDNAYIALIDAETGLRGFALTGDRRFLAPYDTARGRPIGFVDVARDVAGVRADDGMTAAAQHAQDLAQAWYDDYAEPLVAQIEADGPQSVDDAQVEQGRAQFDEVRAAAVAFVDELRGLRAEVADELTTWMRVASVVVPVLVGAVVVLGLGTWVALRRWVLEPLEHVGADVRAVASGDLHHAVTVRGPGEVATLAADVEHMRTTLVDEMGRTREARREVELAHAQLATQAEELRRSNRDLEQFAYVASHDLQEPLRKVASFTQLLQKRYGGQLDERADQYIGFAVDGAKRMQRLIQDLLGFSRVGRVGKELAEVGLEDALAQALEQQSEAVADAGAVVTHDPLPVVVGEEPLLVQLFANLVGNAVKFRHPDRPARVHVSARETDEGWELACEDDGIGIDPQYAERVFVIFQRLHAKDVYEGTGIGLALCKKIVEFHGGRIWIDQPASGVGARVCWTLPQRTHARPDDAATTTEPHAAPGTTTPAPAPNGAP; via the coding sequence GTGAGGCACTCCGCCGCCGTGGCGCCCGCACACGACGCGAGGACGCTGCGTGAGCGTCTGCGGCGGTGGTTCGCGCTCGTCGGCGTGCTGCTCGTGCTCGTCGTCACGCTCGCCGCCGTCGCGTACACGCAGCAGGTGCGGCGCCAGGAGCTCGTGACACAGGACCTGTTCGACGCGATCACGGCGACGGACAACGCGTACATCGCGCTCATCGACGCCGAGACCGGGCTGCGCGGGTTCGCGCTCACGGGCGACCGTCGGTTCCTCGCCCCGTACGACACGGCGCGCGGCCGTCCGATCGGGTTCGTCGACGTCGCCCGGGACGTCGCGGGCGTGCGCGCGGACGACGGCATGACGGCCGCCGCGCAGCACGCGCAGGACCTCGCGCAGGCCTGGTACGACGACTACGCCGAGCCGCTCGTCGCGCAGATCGAGGCGGACGGGCCCCAGTCCGTCGACGACGCGCAGGTCGAGCAGGGCCGCGCGCAGTTCGACGAGGTGCGTGCCGCCGCGGTCGCGTTCGTCGACGAGCTGCGCGGCCTGCGCGCCGAGGTCGCGGACGAGCTCACCACCTGGATGCGCGTCGCGAGCGTCGTGGTCCCCGTGCTCGTCGGAGCGGTCGTCGTGCTGGGCCTCGGCACCTGGGTCGCGCTGCGCCGCTGGGTGCTCGAACCGCTCGAGCACGTCGGCGCCGACGTGCGTGCCGTCGCGTCGGGCGACCTGCACCACGCGGTGACCGTGCGCGGCCCGGGGGAGGTCGCCACGCTCGCCGCCGACGTCGAGCACATGCGCACCACGCTCGTCGACGAGATGGGGCGCACCCGGGAGGCACGCCGCGAGGTCGAGCTCGCGCACGCGCAGCTCGCGACGCAGGCCGAGGAGCTGCGTCGGTCCAACCGCGACCTCGAGCAGTTCGCCTACGTCGCGTCGCACGACCTGCAGGAGCCCCTGCGCAAGGTCGCGAGCTTCACCCAGCTGCTGCAGAAGCGCTACGGCGGTCAGCTCGACGAGCGCGCCGACCAGTACATCGGGTTCGCGGTCGACGGTGCCAAGCGCATGCAGCGGCTCATCCAGGACCTGCTCGGCTTCTCGCGCGTGGGGCGTGTCGGCAAGGAGCTCGCCGAGGTGGGTCTCGAGGACGCGCTCGCCCAGGCGCTCGAGCAGCAGTCCGAGGCCGTGGCGGACGCGGGCGCGGTCGTCACGCACGACCCGCTTCCGGTCGTCGTCGGCGAGGAGCCCCTGCTCGTGCAGCTGTTCGCGAACCTCGTCGGGAACGCCGTGAAGTTCCGCCACCCGGACCGTCCCGCGCGCGTGCACGTGAGCGCCCGCGAGACCGACGAGGGCTGGGAGCTCGCGTGCGAGGACGACGGGATCGGCATCGACCCGCAGTACGCCGAGCGCGTGTTCGTCATCTTCCAGCGCCTGCACGCCAAGGACGTCTACGAGGGCACCGGGATCGGGCTCGCCCTGTGCAAGAAGATCGTCGAGTTCCACGGCGGACGGATCTGGATCGACCAGCCCGCCTCGGGCGTCGGGGCGCGCGTGTGCTGGACGCTCCCGCAGCGCACCCACGCGCGGCCCGACGACGCCGCCACGACCACGGAACCGCACGCAGCACCCGGCACGACCACCCCTGCACCAGCGCCGAACGGAGCACCCTGA
- a CDS encoding response regulator — MPRKTIDVLLVEDDPGDVLMTKEAFEHNKVRNTLTVVADGVSALEYLRKEGEHADAPTPDLVLLDLNLPRMDGREVLQALKADERLRSIPVVVLTTSEAEEDVVRSYALHANAYVTKPVDFDAFITVVRQIDEFFVEVVRLPQH; from the coding sequence ATGCCTCGCAAGACCATCGACGTCCTGCTCGTCGAGGACGATCCCGGCGACGTCCTGATGACGAAGGAGGCGTTCGAGCACAACAAGGTCCGCAACACGCTGACCGTCGTCGCCGACGGCGTCAGCGCGCTCGAGTACCTGCGCAAGGAGGGCGAGCACGCCGACGCGCCCACGCCGGACCTCGTCCTGCTCGACCTCAACCTGCCGCGCATGGACGGCCGCGAGGTGCTGCAGGCGCTCAAGGCCGACGAGCGGCTACGGTCGATCCCGGTGGTCGTCCTCACGACCTCGGAGGCGGAGGAGGACGTCGTGCGGTCCTACGCGCTGCACGCGAACGCGTACGTGACCAAGCCGGTCGACTTCGACGCGTTCATCACCGTCGTCCGTCAGATCGACGAGTTCTTCGTCGAGGTCGTGCGGCTGCCGCAGCACTGA
- a CDS encoding proteasome assembly chaperone family protein: MLDPSEIYEVDPAVAAEVRARSLAQGSGPVLVHAVRGFVDAGATGQLAVEHLIEELPHARLATFDTDQLVDYRSRRPTMTFDASAWTSYAEPELAVDLVRDAEGVPFLLLHGHEPDVQWERYVAAVRQLVERFDVPLTIGLHGIPMGLPHTRPVSLTAHATRDELVADHPSWFGTVQVPASAGALLEYRLGEAGHDAMGFAVHVPHYLAQSQYPQATIAGLRAVERATGLDLRTGELEGAATDATLEIERQVEQSDEVRQLVSALEEQYDAFSRSAGRTSLLAQATDIPTAEELGAEFERFLAQQGDGSTD; encoded by the coding sequence ATGCTGGACCCCAGCGAGATCTACGAGGTCGACCCGGCGGTCGCGGCCGAGGTCCGCGCCCGGTCCCTGGCGCAGGGATCCGGTCCCGTGCTCGTGCACGCGGTGCGCGGGTTCGTCGACGCGGGCGCCACCGGCCAGCTCGCGGTCGAGCACCTCATCGAGGAGCTGCCGCACGCGCGCCTCGCGACGTTCGACACCGACCAGCTCGTCGACTACCGCTCGCGCCGCCCCACGATGACGTTCGACGCGAGCGCCTGGACGAGCTATGCCGAGCCCGAGCTGGCCGTCGACCTGGTGCGGGACGCCGAGGGCGTGCCGTTCCTGCTCCTGCACGGCCACGAGCCGGATGTCCAGTGGGAGCGGTACGTCGCCGCGGTCCGTCAGCTCGTCGAGCGGTTCGACGTCCCGCTGACCATCGGGCTGCACGGCATCCCGATGGGCCTGCCGCACACGCGCCCCGTGTCGCTCACGGCGCACGCGACGCGTGACGAGCTCGTCGCGGACCACCCGTCGTGGTTCGGCACCGTGCAGGTCCCGGCGAGCGCGGGCGCGCTGCTCGAGTACCGGCTCGGGGAGGCGGGGCACGACGCGATGGGGTTCGCGGTGCACGTGCCGCACTACCTCGCGCAGTCGCAGTACCCGCAGGCGACGATCGCGGGGCTGCGCGCCGTCGAGCGCGCGACCGGGCTCGACCTGCGCACCGGCGAGCTGGAGGGCGCGGCGACCGACGCGACGCTCGAGATCGAGCGGCAGGTCGAGCAGTCCGACGAGGTGCGCCAGCTCGTGTCCGCGCTCGAGGAGCAGTACGACGCGTTCAGCCGCAGCGCCGGCCGCACGAGCCTGCTCGCGCAGGCGACCGACATCCCGACGGCCGAGGAGCTGGGCGCCGAGTTCGAGCGGTTCCTCGCGCAGCAGGGCGACGGTTCGACCGACTGA
- a CDS encoding cold-shock protein, protein MAQGAVKWFNAEKGYGFIAQDGGGADVFVHYSAIQSQGYRSLEEGQRVEFEITQGQKGPQAEQVRPL, encoded by the coding sequence ATGGCACAGGGTGCTGTCAAGTGGTTCAACGCTGAGAAGGGCTACGGGTTCATCGCCCAGGACGGCGGCGGCGCCGACGTCTTCGTCCACTACTCCGCGATCCAGTCCCAGGGCTACCGCTCCCTCGAGGAGGGTCAGCGCGTCGAGTTCGAGATCACGCAGGGCCAGAAGGGCCCGCAGGCCGAGCAGGTCCGCCCGCTCTGA
- a CDS encoding spermidine synthase — MPDRARRPGSHRPPTPGALPGRGRGRAGSRALRETWPVGPVEVPTGTVEVVPDPDHAAGATLLVNGVPSSYVDLDDPGVLAFEYMQQMALVVDALRPGDPLDVVHLGAAGCALARAIDWTRPGSRQVAVELDARLPELVRTWFGLPRSPALRIRAGDARAQLAQLADASADVVVRDVFAGDTTPAHVTTLEMVRDVARVLRPGGAYLVNCADGAALARARSEAATLAEVFADVVAIAEPALLRGRGYGNVVLAASDDPDLLAVAGLARAVRSLPAPARLLRGDELRALVGAAPVLRDPPPDPPAAA; from the coding sequence ATGCCCGACCGCGCACGACGCCCAGGCTCCCACCGACCACCCACACCCGGCGCCCTGCCCGGTCGCGGCCGGGGGCGCGCAGGATCGCGCGCGCTGCGCGAGACCTGGCCCGTCGGGCCGGTCGAGGTCCCCACGGGCACGGTGGAGGTCGTCCCGGACCCGGACCACGCCGCGGGGGCGACGCTGCTCGTCAACGGCGTGCCGAGCTCCTACGTCGACCTGGACGACCCCGGGGTGCTCGCGTTCGAGTACATGCAGCAGATGGCCCTCGTCGTCGACGCGCTGCGGCCCGGCGACCCCCTGGACGTCGTGCACCTCGGCGCCGCGGGCTGTGCGCTCGCGCGCGCGATCGACTGGACGCGGCCCGGGTCGCGCCAGGTCGCGGTCGAGCTCGACGCCCGCCTGCCGGAGCTCGTGCGCACGTGGTTCGGGCTGCCGCGCTCCCCTGCGCTGCGCATCCGCGCGGGCGACGCGCGCGCCCAGCTCGCGCAGCTGGCGGACGCGTCCGCCGACGTCGTCGTGCGCGACGTGTTCGCGGGCGACACCACACCCGCGCACGTCACGACGCTGGAGATGGTGCGCGACGTCGCCCGGGTGCTGCGTCCCGGCGGCGCCTATCTCGTGAACTGCGCCGACGGCGCCGCGCTGGCCCGGGCGCGCAGCGAGGCGGCGACGCTCGCCGAGGTGTTCGCCGACGTCGTCGCGATCGCCGAGCCCGCGCTGCTGCGCGGTCGCGGGTACGGCAACGTCGTGCTCGCGGCCAGCGACGACCCGGACCTGTTGGCGGTCGCCGGCCTGGCGCGGGCGGTGCGGAGCCTGCCCGCCCCGGCGCGGCTGCTGCGCGGCGACGAGCTGCGCGCGCTCGTCGGCGCCGCGCCGGTCCTGCGCGACCCCCCGCCGGACCCGCCGGCGGCAGCCTGA
- a CDS encoding SAV_6107 family HEPN domain-containing protein translates to MAVMHSGRAQELLARADAELLAAQYSSEPWERFGHAHLAGLRAGAAVVARRGTPSGRGAPRTVWGMLTRVAPELASLAQFFADGAALRSAVDAGRFDLVDDDRAERTLVAAEDLVDAARELVLAEDAEVDVERRSGPRMLAVRAS, encoded by the coding sequence ATGGCGGTGATGCACAGCGGTCGCGCTCAGGAGCTGCTGGCGCGCGCCGACGCCGAGCTGCTCGCCGCCCAGTACTCGTCCGAGCCGTGGGAGCGGTTCGGGCACGCGCACCTTGCCGGCCTGCGGGCCGGTGCGGCCGTCGTCGCCCGCCGCGGCACGCCGTCGGGGCGCGGGGCGCCGCGGACGGTGTGGGGGATGCTGACCCGCGTCGCCCCGGAGCTCGCGTCGCTGGCGCAGTTCTTCGCCGACGGCGCGGCGCTGCGCTCGGCCGTCGACGCGGGACGGTTCGACCTGGTGGACGACGACCGCGCGGAGCGCACGCTGGTCGCCGCGGAGGACCTCGTGGACGCCGCGCGCGAGCTCGTGCTCGCCGAGGACGCGGAGGTCGACGTCGAGCGCCGGTCCGGTCCCCGCATGCTCGCCGTGCGGGCGTCATGA
- a CDS encoding DNA polymerase IV: MSRGPRAAHVRRDWGSSEDGCSILHVDMDAFFASVELARRPQLRGRPVIVGGAARGVVLAATYEARAYGVHSAMPMTSALRLCPNAIVVPPDHRAYHEVSLGVMEVLSDVTALVEQVSVDEAFLDVGGARRRLGPPTQIAAAIRQTVQRRYGITCSVGIAATKFVAKLASGHAKPDGVLLVPKAATVDFLRELPVGALWGVGERTEAALARWGITTVAELADCDVATVQRAIGKVAGAHLHDLAWGRDPRPVQPGREEKSIGSEETFVTDEHDLGVVQSKALELADRCARRLRQRSLVARTVTVKVRTSDFRTLTRSRTLATPTDVGREIYLAARTLLAGVDLRGLPVRLVGVRVESLSPAAEAVLQPTLDDVAGEGAGPGEARRDAERAMDVVRERFGSLAIRSAAALDAPSPDRSTTTFQVADLS; encoded by the coding sequence ATGAGCCGCGGCCCGCGCGCGGCGCACGTCCGGCGCGACTGGGGGTCGAGCGAGGACGGCTGCTCGATCCTGCACGTCGACATGGACGCGTTCTTCGCGTCCGTCGAGCTCGCCCGGCGGCCCCAGCTGCGCGGCCGTCCGGTGATCGTGGGCGGTGCCGCGCGCGGCGTGGTGCTCGCCGCGACGTACGAGGCGCGTGCGTACGGGGTCCACTCGGCGATGCCGATGACGTCCGCGCTGCGGCTGTGCCCGAACGCGATCGTGGTGCCGCCCGACCACCGCGCCTACCACGAGGTGTCGCTCGGCGTGATGGAGGTGCTGTCGGACGTCACGGCACTCGTCGAGCAGGTGAGCGTCGACGAGGCGTTCCTCGACGTCGGTGGCGCCCGGCGTCGCCTCGGGCCGCCGACCCAGATCGCGGCGGCCATCCGTCAGACGGTGCAGCGGCGCTACGGCATCACGTGCTCGGTGGGGATCGCCGCGACCAAGTTCGTCGCGAAGCTCGCCTCCGGCCACGCCAAGCCCGACGGCGTCCTGCTCGTGCCGAAGGCGGCGACTGTCGACTTCCTGCGCGAGCTGCCGGTCGGGGCGCTGTGGGGGGTCGGCGAGCGCACCGAGGCGGCCCTCGCGCGGTGGGGGATCACGACGGTCGCCGAGCTCGCGGACTGCGACGTCGCGACCGTGCAGCGCGCGATCGGCAAGGTCGCGGGCGCGCACCTGCACGATCTCGCGTGGGGCCGGGACCCCCGCCCCGTCCAGCCAGGCCGGGAGGAGAAGTCGATCGGCTCGGAGGAGACGTTCGTCACGGACGAGCACGACCTCGGCGTCGTGCAGTCCAAGGCGCTCGAGCTCGCGGACCGGTGCGCGCGGCGCCTGCGCCAGCGCTCGCTCGTCGCGCGGACCGTGACGGTGAAGGTGCGCACGTCGGACTTCCGCACGCTCACCCGCTCGCGCACGCTCGCGACCCCCACGGACGTGGGCCGGGAGATCTACCTGGCCGCGCGCACGCTCCTGGCGGGCGTCGACCTGCGAGGACTGCCGGTGCGGCTCGTGGGTGTCCGGGTCGAGTCGTTGTCCCCGGCGGCCGAGGCGGTGCTCCAGCCGACTCTCGACGACGTCGCGGGGGAGGGTGCGGGGCCCGGCGAGGCGAGGCGCGACGCGGAGCGGGCGATGGACGTGGTGCGGGAGCGCTTCGGCTCGCTCGCGATCCGCTCGGCAGCCGCGCTCGACGCGCCGTCGCCGGATCGCTCGACTACCACCTTCCAGGTGGCGGATCTATCCTGA
- a CDS encoding DUF3040 domain-containing protein codes for MPLSEYEQRVLEQMERQLASDDPRLANTLTQRGRRAVGRYVVAGIGAALGLLLLVIGAAGSLPLLGVLGFIVMFAAVAYAFARPHRPSGPTGVVTDDGSVRKASGRKPSPRRPKGQGFMARMEERWDRRRGEHGGV; via the coding sequence ATGCCTCTCTCTGAGTACGAGCAGCGCGTCCTGGAGCAGATGGAGCGCCAGCTCGCGTCCGACGACCCGCGCCTGGCGAACACGCTCACCCAGCGCGGTCGACGGGCCGTGGGGCGCTACGTCGTCGCCGGGATCGGCGCGGCCCTCGGGCTGCTGCTGCTCGTCATCGGGGCTGCCGGGAGCCTGCCGCTCCTCGGCGTGCTCGGGTTCATCGTCATGTTCGCCGCGGTCGCGTACGCGTTCGCGCGCCCGCACCGCCCGTCCGGGCCGACCGGGGTCGTCACCGACGACGGCTCCGTGCGCAAGGCATCGGGCCGCAAGCCCTCGCCGAGGCGTCCGAAGGGGCAGGGCTTCATGGCCCGCATGGAGGAGCGCTGGGACCGTCGTCGCGGCGAGCACGGCGGCGTCTGA